A single region of the Roseivivax sp. THAF197b genome encodes:
- the hpf gene encoding ribosome hibernation-promoting factor, HPF/YfiA family translates to MRYQITGKQIDIGAALQTHVETELNAVLEKYSGRPTDATIVFSKSGHEFVCEATVHLSTGLTATAKARAPEIYASFDGCGEKMDKQLRRYKRRLKDHHKERTSPVELIGASSYILAGTNEGDEAAEPESLQPMIVAEMETKIPSLSVGEAVMQMELAGAPVLVFRNEKKDGVNVVYRRDDGNIGWIDP, encoded by the coding sequence ATGCGCTACCAGATCACGGGAAAACAGATCGACATCGGTGCCGCCCTTCAGACTCACGTCGAGACGGAGTTGAACGCGGTTCTCGAGAAGTATTCCGGGCGTCCGACGGATGCGACCATCGTATTTTCCAAGTCGGGTCATGAATTTGTCTGCGAGGCCACGGTTCATCTGTCGACCGGCCTGACCGCAACCGCGAAGGCCCGCGCGCCCGAGATCTATGCGTCTTTCGATGGCTGCGGCGAGAAGATGGACAAGCAGCTTCGACGCTACAAGCGCCGGTTGAAAGACCATCACAAGGAACGCACCTCGCCTGTTGAACTCATCGGCGCGTCCTCGTATATCCTCGCCGGTACGAACGAGGGCGACGAGGCGGCGGAGCCCGAGAGCCTGCAGCCCATGATCGTGGCCGAGATGGAAACCAAGATTCCGTCTTTGTCCGTCGGCGAGGCTGTGATGCAGATGGAACTTGCGGGCGCGCCGGTCTTGGTTTTCCGCAATGAAAAGAAGGACGGCGTGAACGTTGTATATCGGCGGGACGACGGCAACATTGGCTGGATCGACCCGTAA
- the lptB gene encoding LPS export ABC transporter ATP-binding protein, whose product MARPSLSVTDGAAGLTIKHLRKSYKKRVVIRDVSMSLNRGEVVALLGPNGSGKTTSFYAIAGLVNPEGGQVLIDGQDATYLPMYRRARMGIGYLPQEMSIFRGLSVEDNIAAILEISLSDRSRRRERLEELLGEFSIEHLRRAPALALSGGERRRVEIARCLAADPKYLLLDEPFAGVDPISVGDIRGLVADLKTRGIGVLITDHNVRETLEIVDRAYILHDGQVLMSGTPDEVVRNENVRRVYLGDSFRIG is encoded by the coding sequence ATGGCCCGCCCCTCGCTCAGCGTGACGGACGGCGCGGCCGGCCTCACGATCAAACACCTGCGCAAAAGCTACAAGAAGCGCGTCGTGATCCGCGATGTGTCGATGTCGCTCAACCGCGGTGAGGTCGTGGCACTTCTCGGGCCCAACGGCTCCGGCAAGACGACCAGTTTCTATGCCATTGCCGGGCTGGTGAATCCCGAAGGCGGGCAGGTCCTGATCGACGGGCAGGACGCCACCTATCTGCCGATGTATCGCCGTGCGCGGATGGGGATCGGCTATCTGCCGCAGGAGATGTCGATCTTCCGTGGCCTTTCCGTCGAGGACAATATCGCAGCCATCCTCGAGATATCGCTGAGCGACCGATCCCGCCGCCGCGAACGGCTAGAGGAGCTCTTGGGCGAGTTCTCGATCGAGCATCTGCGCCGCGCACCCGCCCTGGCCCTGTCGGGCGGTGAACGCCGCCGGGTCGAAATTGCCCGCTGTCTCGCCGCAGATCCGAAATATCTGCTGCTCGACGAGCCCTTCGCGGGCGTCGATCCGATCAGCGTGGGCGATATCCGCGGCCTTGTGGCCGATCTCAAGACCCGCGGAATCGGGGTGCTGATCACCGATCACAACGTGCGCGAAACGCTCGAGATCGTGGACCGCGCCTATATCCTGCATGACGGGCAGGTGCTCATGTCCGGCACGCCCGACGAGGTGGTCCGGAACGAGAATGTCCGGCGCGTTTACCTGGGCGACAGCTTCCGTATCGGTTGA
- the lptA gene encoding lipopolysaccharide transport periplasmic protein LptA yields the protein MVYRLLLALMAGFMPSVLFAQGTEVTFGTMQQDSSLPVEVSADQLSVDQSSGTAVYSGDVVVGQGDMRLAAARVLVVYIEGAGQVERMEATGGVTLVSGEEAAEAERADYNLTSGTVVMTGNVLLTQGGNALTSDRMVVNLEDGTAQMEGRVRSVFQPQDDADGTATGADQ from the coding sequence ATGGTTTACCGTCTTCTCCTGGCCCTGATGGCCGGTTTCATGCCCTCCGTCCTGTTTGCGCAGGGTACGGAGGTGACCTTCGGGACCATGCAGCAGGACAGCTCGCTGCCGGTCGAGGTCAGCGCCGACCAGCTTTCGGTCGACCAATCGTCCGGCACGGCCGTCTATTCCGGCGATGTCGTGGTGGGGCAGGGCGATATGCGCCTTGCCGCAGCGCGCGTTCTCGTCGTCTACATCGAAGGCGCGGGCCAGGTCGAACGGATGGAAGCCACGGGCGGCGTGACGCTGGTTTCGGGCGAAGAGGCCGCCGAGGCCGAGCGCGCCGATTACAACCTCACAAGCGGTACCGTCGTGATGACCGGCAACGTGCTGCTGACGCAGGGCGGCAATGCGCTGACTTCCGACCGCATGGTCGTGAATCTCGAGGATGGCACGGCACAGATGGAGGGGCGCGTGCGCTCGGTCTTCCAGCCGCAGGACGATGCGGACGGAACCGCGACCGGAGCGGATCAATAA
- the lptC gene encoding LPS export ABC transporter periplasmic protein LptC yields MARGAGIYSQIVAGLKVLLPVIALALLSTLFLFSRTNDPTRNLPVSTVESLKDRTSETATGATYSGMTDNGAEVTMRAQMARPDPDMVDRLIAETFDATIDFEDGSRVHITAPDAEMDNAAATARLTGGVDIDSSTGYRIRTEALTSSMTRVEIESDGAVSATGPSGTLDAGKLRIEAADGPDAEDGDVQLLFTDGVRMVYERQQQ; encoded by the coding sequence ATGGCACGGGGCGCAGGCATCTATTCGCAGATCGTCGCGGGGCTGAAAGTGCTCCTGCCGGTGATCGCGCTTGCACTCCTGTCGACGCTGTTCCTGTTTTCGCGCACGAATGATCCCACGCGGAACCTGCCGGTCTCGACGGTCGAAAGCCTGAAAGACCGCACGTCGGAAACCGCGACCGGCGCCACCTATTCGGGCATGACCGACAATGGCGCGGAAGTGACGATGCGCGCCCAGATGGCCCGGCCCGATCCGGACATGGTCGACCGCCTGATCGCCGAAACCTTCGATGCGACCATCGATTTTGAGGATGGCAGCCGTGTGCATATCACCGCGCCCGACGCGGAGATGGACAATGCCGCCGCGACCGCGCGGCTGACCGGCGGTGTCGATATCGACAGCTCCACCGGGTACCGCATCCGGACCGAGGCACTGACCTCCTCCATGACGCGCGTCGAGATCGAAAGCGACGGCGCGGTCTCCGCCACGGGACCTTCGGGCACGCTCGATGCGGGAAAACTGCGGATCGAGGCGGCAGACGGCCCCGATGCCGAGGATGGCGATGTGCAACTTCTTTTCACCGACGGCGTTCGGATGGTATACGAGCGCCAACAACAATGA